A region from the Algoriphagus machipongonensis genome encodes:
- a CDS encoding PSD1 and planctomycete cytochrome C domain-containing protein → MTIKKLKILALLPLIAFIFSCQENKMSGTSLSEIDQVSYNFHIRPILSDKCFACHGPDANKREADLRLDTEEGAFKALKESPGKFALVSGKPEESELFHRITSEDPGELMPPTESNLVLSDTEIGLIKKWIEQGAEYEPHWAFTKAEKPELPSENEWAVNEIDRFVYQKMVEKGLEPNPKADPQELIKRASLDITGLPPSPEILDQYSDLSNDAYQNLLDGLLADPSFGEKLGVLWMDISRYADSYGYQDDNIRSQWPYRDWVIHAFNENMPYDQFITYQLAGDLLPNATKEQILATAFNRNHKYTEEGGVIDEEYRIEYVLDKTNTFSKGVLGITMECAQCHDHKYDPFSQKDYYELFAFFNNTPEKGYEGDVSVSKPAKTPILWVDQEDLSGIMSFINYQDTSKLSVSVMGELEGEEKRTTYILDRGVYDAPSEPVSVSTPGSIMEFEEDLEKNRLGLAKWTTDRENPLTARVFVNLIWQEIFGTGIVKSAGDFGMQGDLPSHPELLDWLAVDFMENGWDIKRLLKQILSSATYQQSAQISKQQLAIDPENIYLSRAPRLRLTAENIQDLVLASSGLLHQEIGGPSVKPYQPEGVWEAASSGRGELATYVQDTGNSLYRRGIYNFIKLTVPPPKAIIFDSSNRDRCEIGRGRTNTPLQALVMLNDPMVLEASRVLAAKLDDEYNNDSEAIKMAFKRILCRDIKPEEEEILESYFEDQLERFQNHQEEINPTLEVGEYPIDPKDKTARTAALMQVIVSLYNLEETITKI, encoded by the coding sequence ATGACCATTAAAAAGTTGAAAATTCTCGCATTGCTGCCCCTTATAGCCTTTATATTTTCCTGTCAGGAAAATAAAATGAGCGGTACATCTTTGTCAGAAATTGATCAAGTCAGTTATAACTTTCATATTCGACCTATCTTATCAGATAAATGCTTTGCATGTCATGGACCAGACGCCAATAAAAGAGAAGCTGATTTAAGACTAGATACTGAGGAAGGCGCTTTCAAAGCCCTCAAGGAATCGCCTGGGAAATTTGCTTTGGTTTCTGGAAAACCTGAAGAATCAGAGTTATTTCATAGAATTACAAGTGAAGATCCCGGCGAATTAATGCCTCCCACTGAATCTAATCTCGTTCTCAGTGACACTGAAATTGGGCTTATAAAAAAATGGATCGAGCAAGGGGCAGAATATGAGCCTCACTGGGCTTTTACCAAAGCAGAAAAACCTGAGCTACCAAGTGAAAACGAGTGGGCAGTTAATGAAATTGATCGGTTTGTTTATCAAAAAATGGTTGAAAAAGGCTTAGAGCCTAACCCAAAAGCAGACCCTCAGGAATTGATTAAGCGAGCAAGCCTAGACATAACAGGCCTTCCTCCTAGCCCAGAAATTTTAGATCAATATTCGGACCTTTCAAATGATGCCTACCAAAACTTGTTAGATGGTTTGCTGGCAGATCCATCTTTCGGGGAAAAATTAGGGGTTTTGTGGATGGATATATCAAGATACGCAGATAGTTATGGTTATCAGGACGATAATATTCGATCCCAATGGCCTTACCGAGATTGGGTAATACATGCCTTTAATGAAAACATGCCTTACGATCAATTTATCACCTATCAATTGGCAGGTGATTTATTGCCCAATGCCACTAAAGAACAAATTTTGGCAACTGCCTTCAACAGAAATCATAAATACACAGAAGAAGGTGGAGTAATTGACGAGGAATATAGAATCGAGTATGTGTTAGACAAAACCAACACCTTTAGCAAAGGGGTTTTGGGGATCACGATGGAGTGTGCACAATGTCATGACCATAAATATGATCCTTTTTCCCAAAAGGACTATTATGAGCTCTTTGCCTTTTTCAACAATACCCCAGAGAAGGGTTATGAAGGTGATGTATCAGTCTCAAAACCCGCCAAAACACCTATTTTATGGGTGGATCAGGAGGACCTTTCGGGGATTATGAGTTTCATCAATTACCAAGACACCTCCAAACTTTCAGTTTCTGTGATGGGAGAACTGGAAGGAGAAGAAAAAAGGACCACCTATATTTTAGACCGAGGTGTATATGATGCCCCTTCAGAACCAGTATCAGTGTCCACTCCAGGTTCCATTATGGAATTTGAAGAGGATTTAGAAAAGAACCGGTTAGGCTTAGCTAAATGGACAACTGATAGAGAAAATCCATTGACAGCAAGAGTTTTTGTCAACTTGATTTGGCAGGAAATCTTTGGTACCGGGATCGTAAAATCCGCTGGTGATTTTGGGATGCAAGGTGATTTACCAAGTCATCCAGAATTACTAGACTGGCTAGCTGTTGATTTCATGGAAAATGGCTGGGATATCAAAAGATTACTCAAGCAAATTTTAAGCTCTGCGACCTACCAACAATCAGCTCAAATCAGTAAGCAGCAACTGGCTATTGATCCTGAAAACATCTACTTATCTCGAGCTCCAAGATTAAGGCTTACCGCAGAAAATATTCAAGATCTAGTTTTGGCTAGTAGCGGACTTTTACATCAAGAAATTGGTGGCCCCAGTGTTAAGCCCTACCAACCTGAAGGGGTTTGGGAAGCTGCCTCCTCCGGTAGAGGTGAGTTGGCTACCTATGTTCAGGATACTGGCAACAGCCTTTACAGGCGAGGAATCTATAATTTCATCAAGCTAACAGTCCCTCCTCCGAAAGCAATCATTTTTGATTCTAGTAACCGTGATAGATGCGAAATTGGTAGAGGTAGAACTAACACCCCATTACAGGCCTTAGTAATGCTTAATGATCCTATGGTTTTAGAGGCTTCTAGAGTTTTAGCCGCTAAGCTAGATGATGAGTATAATAATGACTCAGAAGCCATAAAAATGGCATTTAAAAGGATTTTATGCCGAGATATAAAACCTGAAGAGGAAGAAATATTAGAAAGCTACTTTGAGGATCAACTCGAGCGTTTTCAAAATCATCAGGAAGAAATAAATCCAACGCTAGAAGTTGGCGAATATCCTATTGACCCAAAAGACAAGACAGCAAGGACTGCTGCTCTGATGCAGGTAATAGTGAGTTTGTATAATTTGGAAGAAACGATTACCAAGATTTAA
- a CDS encoding DUF1501 domain-containing protein: MEKEILEHGLNFNRRKFLSRLSLGVGSVALGSLLIPDLFKGGSPDEEAIMAALPHFAPKAKRVIYLFQNGAPSQLESFDYKPLLNKNMGEELPESIRKGQRLTGMTAGQSSFPLVGSYYGFNQYGQSRAWISDLFPHTASVVDDICIVKSMHTEAINHDPALTFFQTGAQVGNRPSMGSWLSYGLGSENSNLPAFCVLLSRGRGNGQGVYSKLWSNGFLDATHQGVQFSNSEDPVLYLKDPESMSRSERRKMLDQIAEMNDLRYKEFNDPQISAKVQQYEMAFRMQTAVPEMTDVSKEPDSIIKMYGPDCLVPGTYAANCLLARKLSESGVRFVQLYHQGWDQHGNLPNEMKLQAEDVDQASAALIKDLKQRGLLDETLVIWGGEFGRTNYCQGKIQVDNYGRDHHPRAFSIWMAGGGVKSGMVYGETDDFGYNIAENPVHVHDFQATMLHLMGIDHERLTYKHLGRRYRLTDVSGKVVKDLIA; this comes from the coding sequence ATGGAAAAAGAAATATTAGAGCATGGATTAAACTTCAATCGAAGGAAATTCCTTTCCCGATTGAGTTTAGGAGTGGGAAGCGTTGCTTTGGGCTCTTTGTTAATTCCAGATTTATTTAAAGGTGGAAGCCCGGACGAAGAAGCAATTATGGCTGCATTGCCACATTTTGCCCCTAAAGCAAAAAGGGTGATTTACTTATTTCAAAATGGCGCACCTAGCCAGTTAGAGTCTTTTGATTACAAACCTCTTTTGAATAAGAACATGGGAGAAGAACTTCCGGAATCGATTCGAAAAGGGCAAAGACTCACCGGAATGACAGCAGGACAATCATCTTTTCCATTAGTTGGCTCCTATTACGGTTTTAATCAATATGGTCAATCCAGAGCATGGATATCTGATCTTTTTCCACATACAGCTAGTGTTGTCGATGACATATGCATTGTAAAATCAATGCATACAGAAGCGATCAATCATGATCCAGCGCTTACCTTTTTCCAAACTGGAGCACAAGTTGGGAATAGACCGAGTATGGGCTCTTGGTTGAGCTATGGATTAGGCAGCGAAAACAGTAACCTACCTGCTTTCTGTGTTCTTTTAAGTAGAGGACGGGGCAATGGTCAAGGAGTTTACTCCAAACTTTGGAGCAATGGATTTTTAGATGCTACTCATCAGGGAGTTCAGTTTTCTAATTCAGAAGACCCAGTTCTATATCTAAAAGATCCTGAATCCATGTCTAGATCAGAGCGCCGTAAAATGTTGGATCAAATTGCGGAAATGAATGATCTGAGATACAAGGAATTTAATGACCCACAAATCAGCGCAAAAGTTCAGCAATATGAAATGGCTTTTAGAATGCAGACTGCTGTTCCAGAGATGACAGATGTTTCCAAAGAGCCAGATAGCATTATCAAAATGTATGGTCCTGATTGCTTGGTTCCAGGAACCTATGCCGCAAATTGCCTATTAGCAAGAAAGCTTTCAGAAAGCGGAGTTCGCTTTGTCCAGTTATATCATCAAGGTTGGGATCAGCATGGAAACCTTCCAAATGAAATGAAATTACAAGCGGAAGATGTAGATCAGGCTTCTGCAGCCTTAATCAAAGACTTAAAGCAAAGAGGACTGTTAGATGAAACTTTGGTCATATGGGGAGGAGAATTTGGTCGAACCAACTATTGTCAAGGTAAAATCCAGGTAGATAATTATGGTCGAGATCACCACCCTCGTGCGTTTTCCATTTGGATGGCCGGAGGCGGCGTAAAGTCGGGTATGGTCTATGGAGAAACTGATGACTTTGGATATAATATCGCAGAAAACCCAGTTCATGTACATGATTTTCAAGCTACCATGCTACACCTGATGGGAATAGATCATGAGAGGTTAACCTATAAACATCTAGGAAGAAGATATAGACTAACAGATGTTTCGGGGAAGGTAGTCAAAGACCTAATCGCTTGA
- a CDS encoding c-type cytochrome domain-containing protein, whose protein sequence is MLKKSILQQILENTLFVWLGLTFILAIAGNSLVLPEWLQVIGRSHPLLLHFPIVLILMGIFFFWLPGIKSEVKEVGTFSLLIGSNFAGITVIAGLFLAKEGYEGSELSWHQWLGILVFVLSTLLYFFRNNSQSFIKPTSIALGALVIFTGHFGANLTHGNDFLLAPIQSKNPPQVQLAEAQVFRDMVQPIFKAKCQSCHKDGKMKGELRLDILEGIKKGGESGPFITAGDTENSLLFQRIHLPLEHEDHMPPENKEQLTEEEIEILSAWVKGGADFEQKVTQLPKEDNLFILASEKFSNQKNYDFDAADPDLVEELNNFYRKISPLYPDSPALEVSYFGIAAFSPSSLEDLKKISEQVVQINLNKMPLENVDFSFLAGFPNLEELQLNFGDLSDEQIESFPELPSLESLALSGNAITDKVIPRLQEFPNLKYLFVWQTNFSDQGREKLVENLKDVEIDFGFEDDGQIYKLNAPKLIFDNILFQDSMLLEIKHPINTVEIRYTLDGSTPDSVESTLYTNPVWIKNTSKIEARAFANGWLGSDTEKTLLFKSGIQPQNIQLLTQPSKSYRAQGNRTLNDKVKSVSNHTTGEWLGYQDNPLDFSFSFDENEHPSKIVFSLLYHEGAYIFPPSLVEIWVKEGNEWKQIIKENPEQSKDIKLARLEALGYDLPKGDFNEVRVRLSPLTRLPKWHPGAGEKGWVFIDELLLED, encoded by the coding sequence ATGTTAAAAAAATCTATTCTTCAACAGATCCTTGAAAATACACTCTTTGTATGGCTGGGATTGACATTCATTTTAGCGATTGCTGGTAACAGCCTAGTCCTACCAGAATGGCTTCAAGTGATAGGAAGATCCCATCCACTCCTACTCCATTTTCCTATTGTTTTGATATTAATGGGGATTTTCTTCTTCTGGTTACCAGGTATTAAATCAGAAGTAAAAGAAGTTGGAACCTTTAGTTTATTGATAGGCAGTAATTTCGCAGGTATAACAGTCATTGCAGGGCTATTTCTTGCAAAAGAAGGATATGAAGGTTCAGAATTATCCTGGCATCAATGGTTAGGGATTCTAGTTTTTGTCTTATCCACCTTGTTGTACTTTTTCAGAAATAATTCACAGTCATTTATTAAGCCAACCAGTATTGCGTTAGGCGCATTAGTAATATTCACAGGTCATTTTGGAGCAAATTTGACTCATGGAAATGACTTCTTATTAGCACCGATCCAATCAAAAAACCCACCACAAGTTCAGCTTGCCGAAGCACAAGTTTTCAGAGATATGGTTCAGCCTATTTTTAAGGCTAAATGTCAAAGCTGTCACAAGGATGGTAAAATGAAAGGGGAATTGAGGCTGGATATTTTAGAAGGAATCAAAAAAGGAGGAGAGTCAGGCCCTTTTATTACTGCCGGAGATACGGAGAACTCTTTGCTATTCCAACGAATACATTTACCTCTTGAACATGAAGATCATATGCCTCCCGAAAACAAGGAACAGCTTACCGAGGAAGAAATTGAGATCCTCTCAGCATGGGTTAAAGGCGGAGCAGATTTTGAACAAAAAGTAACTCAATTGCCTAAGGAAGATAACTTATTTATTTTGGCTTCTGAGAAATTCAGTAATCAAAAAAATTATGATTTTGATGCTGCAGATCCAGATCTTGTGGAGGAGTTAAATAATTTCTATCGGAAGATCAGCCCACTTTATCCTGATTCTCCTGCTTTGGAGGTTTCGTACTTTGGAATCGCTGCTTTCTCCCCTTCTTCCTTAGAGGATCTAAAAAAAATAAGCGAGCAAGTCGTACAAATTAATTTAAATAAAATGCCTCTTGAGAATGTTGACTTTTCATTTCTAGCAGGCTTTCCAAATCTAGAAGAACTTCAACTAAATTTCGGAGATTTAAGTGATGAGCAAATTGAGAGTTTTCCAGAGCTTCCAAGCCTTGAGAGTCTAGCATTATCTGGCAATGCGATTACAGATAAGGTCATCCCCAGACTTCAAGAATTTCCAAATCTGAAGTATTTATTTGTATGGCAAACTAACTTCTCTGATCAAGGAAGGGAGAAGCTAGTAGAAAATCTGAAGGATGTGGAAATTGATTTTGGATTCGAGGATGATGGTCAGATATATAAACTCAACGCACCAAAATTAATTTTCGATAACATCCTATTTCAAGACAGTATGCTCTTGGAAATAAAGCATCCCATAAATACGGTAGAAATTAGGTACACTTTAGACGGATCTACCCCAGATAGTGTTGAAAGCACACTTTATACGAACCCCGTATGGATTAAGAACACCAGCAAAATCGAAGCTAGAGCATTTGCAAATGGTTGGTTGGGAAGTGATACAGAAAAAACCCTGTTATTCAAATCTGGAATTCAACCTCAAAACATTCAATTGCTTACCCAGCCCAGCAAGTCTTATCGAGCACAGGGGAATCGAACCCTAAATGACAAAGTAAAAAGCGTAAGTAATCATACTACCGGAGAATGGTTAGGATACCAAGACAACCCATTGGACTTCAGTTTCTCTTTTGATGAAAATGAGCACCCCAGTAAAATTGTTTTTAGTCTACTTTACCATGAAGGAGCCTATATTTTCCCACCCTCTTTAGTTGAAATTTGGGTAAAAGAAGGTAATGAATGGAAGCAAATCATTAAAGAAAATCCAGAGCAAAGCAAGGATATTAAACTTGCTAGACTAGAAGCTTTGGGCTATGATCTTCCAAAGGGGGACTTTAATGAAGTAAGAGTGAGGCTTAGCCCTTTAACGAGACTTCCAAAATGGCATCCCGGTGCAGGAGAAAAAGGCTGGGTGTTTATAGATGAATTACTCTTAGAAGACTAA
- a CDS encoding S8 family serine peptidase, giving the protein MKNYLILVLFLVFGTNLFGQTNTYVVSMKPGFERAVLADRVKDSDRERQASINENNRNLKRGRINEFLRSKGISNVKGQFMDVKIGFLLDITEDEAERLRNDPNVESVIKDDVVNVEPVDDGRSNPDTQGRPIMQGRPIMQGRPIMQSEELSSNWLYDSDLKGSCAIPLVGGSSNGSRKPQSIWIIDTGVDQSHRGLNVNRKLGVSFVENETAFDDFLGHGTHIAGIAAGKNSGRIAATGVSAGAEVIPIKVFDQNGNGSWASILLALDYIAIYGQENDVILMSLGSFNVSDCENSNPLLSSAIHALAEKNMFVVMSAGNDNGNAGRNLPGCINGPNIFTIGALDFECGEIGGKYEYSNYGPGVDYFVPGSRIFSTWPNDRYQIMSGTSMAAALFAGIVHATDGVIQSSGNVDIEGLSYKKASK; this is encoded by the coding sequence ATGAAAAACTATTTGATACTGGTTTTGTTTCTGGTATTTGGAACTAATTTATTTGGTCAAACAAATACCTATGTGGTTTCTATGAAACCCGGATTTGAAAGGGCTGTATTAGCAGATAGAGTTAAAGATAGCGACCGTGAACGGCAAGCTTCGATAAATGAAAATAATCGAAATCTTAAGCGAGGAAGAATAAATGAATTTTTAAGAAGTAAGGGTATTTCCAATGTAAAAGGCCAGTTCATGGATGTGAAAATTGGATTTTTACTAGATATCACCGAAGATGAAGCTGAGAGGTTGAGAAATGATCCAAATGTGGAAAGTGTCATCAAAGATGATGTTGTTAATGTAGAGCCTGTTGATGATGGAAGATCAAATCCAGATACTCAAGGTAGACCTATCATGCAGGGAAGGCCAATTATGCAAGGAAGACCTATTATGCAATCTGAAGAGTTGAGTAGCAATTGGTTATATGATTCGGATTTAAAAGGAAGTTGTGCGATTCCTTTGGTAGGTGGCTCATCAAATGGGAGTCGTAAGCCACAGAGTATCTGGATTATAGATACAGGGGTGGATCAGTCGCATAGAGGCCTTAATGTGAATAGGAAATTAGGCGTTTCTTTTGTGGAAAATGAAACAGCATTTGATGATTTCCTTGGGCATGGAACTCATATTGCAGGAATTGCTGCTGGGAAAAATTCAGGAAGAATAGCGGCGACTGGTGTTTCGGCTGGGGCGGAAGTTATTCCTATCAAGGTGTTTGACCAAAATGGAAATGGAAGTTGGGCAAGTATTCTTTTAGCTCTGGATTATATCGCAATATATGGACAGGAAAATGATGTGATTCTGATGAGCTTAGGCAGTTTTAACGTGTCTGATTGTGAAAACTCAAATCCATTATTAAGCTCCGCCATTCATGCTCTTGCTGAAAAGAATATGTTTGTGGTGATGTCAGCAGGAAATGATAATGGGAATGCAGGAAGAAATTTACCTGGCTGTATTAATGGTCCAAACATCTTTACCATCGGAGCTCTGGATTTTGAATGCGGTGAAATAGGAGGAAAGTACGAATATTCAAACTATGGACCTGGAGTCGATTATTTTGTTCCTGGATCTAGAATTTTTTCAACTTGGCCAAATGATAGATACCAGATCATGTCAGGAACATCAATGGCTGCAGCTCTATTCGCAGGAATAGTTCATGCAACTGATGGGGTTATTCAATCTTCTGGAAATGTTGATATTGAAGGGCTTAGCTATAAAAAAGCTTCCAAATAA
- a CDS encoding tetratricopeptide repeat protein yields MSSGLNKKLSVVFFSDIVGYTTLMGKDEDKAFELIKENLRIHTEVTAKYHGQVIKELGDGILATFETAEESLKASLEIQKYWIKNGNIQLRIGLHCGEIIFDHGDVFGDAVNVTARIQGIGIPSCIIFSRQILQLLPKNNSFTHNELGVFDLKNVEKDIDLFALTNPPCSAPTRKDLIKNIKFQDKSPWKFWVGMGVTITLILFLIYSLVWNNYTWEKDKSVAVLPFVNVDPKTPQDVYSKDITQEIISQLAEINDIKVISYSSIENITNPNLNLDSLAKILEVSTILKGSIQYLGDMTKVNVQFIDVEENKNLWTSSFTRSGQDLLRIQSVIAKEISRVLGIALSAKEEAEIGKVLTSSPEAYEWYLKAKEKYSEYNPESYKVAIEYFKKAKEIDPNFTLAYAGLADTYSQLSMFDSSNAVSEKGLLIDSNSAELYKTRGNTYYYLGQLENAKKSFEIAISIKPNYSEAIGNLATVNMIQGHLAEALLLQQKSTKLKPTSFIPFQISGWIYRILNHYDLALNWLEKANSIKFDPVTSEQIAYLYLEQGNREKAFESINLILKDSIHDLDFVYSTVGLISFWSGEIEKSEEYFEKAILVNPEILNDPYNSASIPLAFAYQKSNQNEKADSLINNAISIRQKGGNEPIENDPIILFDLAQLEALKNNKTKALEYLNQAVEFGFRDDFHIINNPIFDNFRNDMMFKNIINNISQMHIELNRKLKSSEIQLNTNL; encoded by the coding sequence ATGAGTTCAGGATTAAACAAAAAGCTTTCTGTAGTATTTTTTTCAGATATCGTAGGGTATACGACATTGATGGGAAAAGATGAAGACAAGGCATTTGAACTTATCAAAGAAAATTTACGAATTCACACAGAGGTAACGGCCAAATACCATGGGCAAGTCATCAAGGAGTTGGGAGATGGCATTTTAGCCACATTTGAAACTGCAGAAGAATCATTAAAGGCCAGTTTAGAAATTCAAAAATATTGGATCAAAAACGGGAATATCCAACTGAGAATCGGGCTTCATTGTGGAGAAATTATTTTTGATCATGGGGATGTTTTTGGGGATGCTGTTAACGTCACTGCCAGGATTCAGGGAATAGGCATTCCTTCTTGTATCATTTTCTCTAGACAAATCCTTCAACTATTACCTAAAAACAATTCATTTACTCATAATGAGCTTGGCGTTTTTGATCTAAAAAATGTCGAAAAGGATATTGATCTATTTGCGCTTACTAATCCTCCATGCTCTGCCCCTACTAGAAAAGATTTAATTAAAAATATCAAGTTTCAGGATAAGTCCCCCTGGAAATTCTGGGTTGGTATGGGTGTCACCATTACACTGATTTTATTTTTAATTTATTCATTGGTATGGAATAATTATACCTGGGAAAAGGATAAATCTGTAGCGGTATTGCCATTTGTAAATGTAGATCCAAAGACGCCTCAAGACGTCTATTCAAAAGATATCACTCAGGAGATAATCAGTCAATTAGCAGAGATTAATGATATTAAAGTTATTTCGTACTCTTCAATTGAAAACATTACAAATCCAAATTTAAATTTAGACTCTTTAGCTAAAATACTGGAGGTCAGCACCATCCTTAAAGGGTCCATACAATACCTTGGGGACATGACGAAAGTAAATGTTCAGTTTATAGACGTTGAAGAAAACAAAAACCTATGGACATCTTCATTTACCCGTAGTGGTCAAGATTTATTGAGAATTCAAAGTGTAATCGCAAAAGAGATTTCAAGGGTTTTAGGCATCGCTTTATCTGCCAAAGAGGAAGCAGAAATAGGAAAAGTTCTTACTTCTAGCCCAGAGGCTTATGAATGGTATTTAAAAGCAAAAGAGAAATATTCAGAATATAATCCTGAGAGTTATAAAGTTGCTATTGAATACTTTAAGAAAGCAAAAGAAATCGACCCTAACTTCACCTTAGCCTATGCAGGTCTAGCAGATACCTATTCACAACTTTCTATGTTTGATTCAAGTAATGCTGTTAGTGAAAAGGGGCTTTTAATTGATTCAAATTCAGCAGAACTTTATAAGACGAGGGGCAATACTTATTACTATTTGGGACAATTAGAAAATGCAAAAAAATCATTTGAGATAGCAATTTCTATAAAACCTAATTATAGTGAAGCGATTGGGAATTTAGCTACTGTTAATATGATTCAAGGCCATTTAGCGGAGGCACTTTTACTTCAACAAAAATCAACCAAGCTAAAACCTACTAGCTTTATTCCATTTCAAATTTCAGGATGGATTTATAGAATATTAAACCATTATGATTTGGCTTTAAACTGGCTTGAAAAAGCTAATTCAATAAAATTTGATCCAGTTACTTCAGAACAAATTGCTTACTTATATTTAGAGCAAGGCAATAGGGAAAAAGCCTTTGAGAGTATTAACCTTATTCTCAAGGACTCGATTCATGATTTGGATTTTGTTTATTCAACTGTAGGGTTGATTTCATTTTGGAGTGGGGAGATTGAAAAATCGGAGGAATATTTTGAAAAAGCCATTTTAGTTAATCCAGAAATTCTAAATGACCCCTATAATTCTGCCTCTATCCCCCTTGCCTTCGCCTATCAAAAATCAAATCAAAACGAAAAAGCTGATAGTCTAATAAATAACGCGATTTCAATTAGGCAGAAAGGGGGCAATGAACCTATCGAAAATGATCCTATTATATTGTTTGATTTAGCTCAGTTAGAAGCACTAAAAAATAACAAAACTAAAGCTCTTGAATATTTAAATCAAGCTGTTGAATTTGGCTTTAGAGATGACTTCCACATAATCAACAATCCAATTTTTGACAATTTTAGAAATGACATGATGTTTAAGAATATTATTAATAATATATCTCAAATGCACATTGAATTAAATAGGAAGCTGAAGTCTTCGGAAATTCAACTAAACACTAATTTATAA
- a CDS encoding S8 family peptidase, which yields MKKLFLPLLLCFLWFSCSKNTPLISDSNQNKTSVEQLYNYELIFNEDAGFTPLSNNTYCEEGFANEKCQNEVETLKAEVLQIINSIDSTIQVDKNHIRVFYNVSVYLQGLNSSQIENLNRNSLESNYFQNEVFELQIRRPIMQSDFIEQTRKPMMQEQMRYDSAKKTSTLIEEIGGGQPGLPSKSHRVWIVDSGVDISHQDLNFQSPEIALSVDFTVPPLNPHNNPFNDENGHGTFMAGVIGGAASTDPIFQDGYGVNGVFPNAKMVAIKIFDKNDHTTSAEIVSALNYILTNANSSDIVNLSWGADIQISDCTSNKYKGIRDLILALANNDIKVVMSAGNGSKESLTNFPGCIELSSDPNPISSNIYTIGSVEIPCSGTYFYSSFSDYGRPSVDFLTPGENIFTTALNGEYVLVSGTSISAAMFSGILYHDQGVGILRSIKRGASPGDPDPDYPIAKIGN from the coding sequence ATGAAAAAGTTATTTCTTCCCTTGTTATTGTGTTTTTTGTGGTTTTCCTGTTCTAAAAATACGCCACTAATCAGCGATTCCAATCAAAATAAGACGAGTGTAGAACAACTCTATAATTATGAGTTAATTTTTAATGAAGATGCTGGATTCACTCCTTTATCAAATAATACTTATTGTGAAGAAGGTTTTGCAAATGAAAAGTGCCAAAACGAAGTAGAAACTCTAAAGGCCGAAGTCCTTCAAATTATTAATTCCATAGATAGCACCATACAAGTGGATAAAAATCACATTAGGGTATTTTATAATGTATCAGTCTATCTGCAAGGCTTAAACTCCTCCCAGATTGAAAATTTAAATAGGAACTCCCTGGAATCTAACTATTTCCAGAATGAGGTTTTTGAATTACAGATTCGAAGGCCAATTATGCAGTCAGATTTCATAGAGCAAACTAGAAAGCCGATGATGCAAGAGCAAATGCGATATGATTCAGCGAAAAAGACTAGCACTTTGATTGAGGAAATTGGTGGAGGTCAACCGGGATTACCTTCTAAAAGCCATCGTGTTTGGATTGTTGATTCTGGAGTAGATATAAGTCATCAAGATTTAAATTTTCAAAGTCCTGAAATTGCTTTATCAGTCGACTTTACTGTTCCCCCACTGAATCCCCATAATAACCCCTTTAATGACGAAAATGGTCATGGTACATTCATGGCAGGAGTTATAGGAGGAGCGGCCTCTACAGACCCTATTTTCCAAGATGGATATGGTGTTAATGGTGTTTTTCCAAATGCAAAAATGGTTGCTATAAAAATATTCGATAAAAATGATCATACCACCTCAGCTGAAATAGTATCTGCTCTTAATTATATATTAACAAATGCTAATTCATCTGACATTGTGAATCTAAGTTGGGGGGCTGACATTCAAATTTCAGACTGCACTTCAAATAAATACAAAGGAATTCGAGATTTAATCTTGGCGCTTGCAAATAATGATATCAAAGTGGTCATGTCGGCAGGAAATGGTTCTAAAGAGTCATTAACTAATTTCCCTGGCTGTATTGAATTGAGTTCGGATCCAAATCCAATAAGCTCGAATATTTATACCATTGGATCAGTTGAAATCCCTTGTTCGGGTACTTACTTCTATTCTAGTTTTTCAGATTATGGTAGACCCTCCGTAGATTTTCTGACACCAGGTGAAAATATATTTACAACAGCATTGAATGGTGAATATGTCTTAGTATCAGGTACTTCTATTTCTGCTGCGATGTTTTCAGGTATCCTTTACCATGACCAAGGAGTGGGAATACTGAGATCAATAAAAAGAGGTGCATCACCAGGTGATCCTGATCCAGATTATCCCATAGCAAAAATTGGAAACTAA